The following proteins are encoded in a genomic region of Cryptomeria japonica chromosome 11, Sugi_1.0, whole genome shotgun sequence:
- the LOC131041389 gene encoding uncharacterized protein LOC131041389, with translation MLLRSSSSLSLRPAKPVPLEPDAGPGFCKPVRTPSSSSCVVCQGNRNSGVEKPKKNLIRVSKKSDAIIVEDRKSATNERKKEEGFRSLVGEKSSVRTRLVGNREGSEFGVGGGVHKCGGPGSGGGGGGTAGGGGGGDSNSTDVYYQKMLEANPGNPLLLRNYAKFLHEVRGELAKAEEYYERAILASPGDGEVLSLYAKLIWDTRKDVPRAEAYFDQAVKANPDDCYVLASYANFLWNSEEEEDAFDMQGEVEVPPSHKSPTAAAA, from the exons ATGTTGCTGCGAAGCTCTTCTAGTCTTAGCCTGCGCCCGGCTAAACCTGTTCCGCTAGAGCCGGATGCGGGTCCGGGTTTCTGTAAACCTGTACGGACACCATCGTCCAGCAGTTGTGTTGTCTGCCAGGGGAACCGGAATTCAGGAGTGGAGAAACCCAAGAAGAATTTGATCAGGGTTTCTAAGAAATCTGATGCAATTATTGTTGAAGATCGAAAATCTGCCACCAatgagaggaagaaagaagagggtTTTAGATCTTTAGTAGGAGAAAAGTCCAGTGTACGGACGCGTTTAGTGGGTAATAGAGAGGGTTCTGAATTTGGCGTGGGTGGCGGTGTTCATAAATGTGGTGGCCCTGGCTCTGGCGGCGGCGGTGGTGGTActgctggtggtggtggtggtggtgattcGAATAGCACAGACGTTTACTATCAGAAAATGCTGGAGGCCAATCCGGGGAACCCACTTTTGCTAAGGAACTATGCTAAGTTCTTACATGAG GTCCGAGGTGAACTTGCTAAGGCAGAAGAGTACTATGAGAGAGCTATACTTGCCAGCCCTGGGGATGGTGAGGTGCTTTCTCTTTATGCCAAGCTCATTTGGGATACTCGCAAGGATGTGCCTCGTGCTGAGGCTTACTTTGATCAAGCTGTGAAGGCTAACCCTGATGATTG CTATGTTCTGGCATCTTATGCCAACTTTCTATGGAATTCAGAAGAGGAGGAGGATGCTTTTGATATGCAAGGGGAAGTAGAGGTTCCTCCGTCTCACAAATCTCCAACAGCTGCAGCTGCTTGA